TCCCCAGCCTAGAACTCTGCTGCTTTCCAGCCTCAACAATACTGATAAAAAAAAGTAGGTAAGGATATCAGGCAGATTCTTGTGCACAGGTTATGAGCAAGATTGAGTACCACCTCAGACTTGAGTAGCACAGGTCTGAATTGGCTCAGTCGCAACCATGGCAGGGACAGACCAGTGCATGTGctgcaaaatggaaaaatatctatCCAGATTTAGACTCAACAAACTAATGCTTGCTGACCACTCATGCATGGTAGGCATTATAAGGGTGGTGTACATTTCTTTTACACCCCCAGAACACCAAACCCAAAGAGACTAATAAATTTACATAGTTAGGGACAGATTTGGGACCTGCGATTAGGGTTAGTGCTCTTTCCAATTTATCCTGCCATTAACTGAAGTAAATGTGACTGTGAAgtgaagcattttattttattagcacATTCTTGGTACTGACACATGGGGATCAACTGTGAACATTCAAAATAACCAGAGTTTTCAAAAAGAACTCGTAACAGAAGAATTATTAATGAaatggtgcaaaaaaaaaaaaaaaaaaaaaatagaccaccccaaaaataaaagtaaaaactagGGACAGAATGAGATTTTTCCTTCTTCTAAAAAAGATTATATGCAAAGAGCattagagaaagaagaaaaggaaagcgAATTCTAGCCCCTTTATTTTCAGGAACAGAAATGAATGATTTCCTTGAATTATTTGGCCCATGGGATTTTGCAAAGAAGcctcttttcccccttcattaaaaaaacaacaacaattttTCTCATTATGGTGCTTTAGAAGGTATTCGTTGTTCCATTGTAATATTGCTTATTTTAGAGGATTTTTCTTCAACTGAGTGGATCCTCAGTGAAATGATATTGCCAAATTGATCTATTTCCTCAATCACTGTTTTGACAATGATTTCTTCTGTTGAgtctaaaggaaaataaatggaagttTAGTGCTCATTCTCAACAGGTTGAAAGGTATTTTCAGTCATTACTggcatgcttttaaaaaatgttctgttTTTTAAGTTTGCAATAAATTGATATGAAATAGTTTGAAGTCAATGCTTAGCAATGTCCTGGACTATCTTTCTTACATAACCATTGCTTTTAGAGTAATGGGGCTTGAAAGAGTAAATGAAACACggattaaaaagaaacataagtaGTGGTCAAATACAAGTCTGGAGCAAGTAATgctatcttcttttaaaaacctACTTGCACTGTTttcatgatttaaaataaaagagctCTTTTATCAAAGCATCGACACTGTGAAAATAATAGGTTCTAGGTAACTAAGATGTTTCCTCATTTCAGTAATTGTATCATTTGACCACATCTCTTCTATAggaatataaaatacaatattcaGAATTGTCATAATGATCCTCATCCTTTCATTCATCAGAACTGAACTTagaaacaaattttatttcattttcttatttaacagAACTTCTAGAGTTTAAAAGATCTACACCAACTTAAAGAAAAAATGCTTCTGTACCTTTCACTTGATTTCCAGAATTTACAGGCCCATTTCCTTTTGATTTGTAACATGTGGATTTGCTTCCTctgcaaagaaaattatttcattttttcttcattagggAGTTCAGAAATAACCAAGAATTTGTAATGACATTTATGGATTCTAGTTTCAATAAGGCTCATTTTCCTCTTATGTTTGAAGGACATTAGTAAGCTTTTTATGGCTTCAATAtaatgaaagaagagattaaatgGATGTTTCTGATCAGAAATTCCCTTTTCTCCTACTTTTTCCATCACTACTGGCCAGTGAACAGGTATGTAGTGCCTACTATGGAGAAGGCACTGGGCTAGGCGCTGtggaaaaaataaaggcaagacTCGAGCAATTTACActtttgaaagtaaaataaaatatgcgTGTAGAAAGTTATCTGTAATATTGTTTACAATGTGGGCTGAAGAGAAGTGGAAACTGAATGGAGTAAGATAAGCACTTTGTTCGGAGGAGGCAGCAAGCAACGCTGGGTTCTTGTGAGGATAGGGACAGCCGGCTCCTGCCCTTGAGCGTGCATAAGATGCTACCTACTCGTGGTCTGGCCATGGCCCCGCATTTAATCATAGCCACAGATCACTGTGACCTTCTGTGGGCAAGCACTGCCCTAGGCACTTTACATACATGATGAGGCATTGTTGTTAAAAGTATTAAGAGTACAGTTTTGCTGGTATTGCAGTTTTACCAGTGAGGAGACTGGGGCTTAAATAGATTAAACAgtgtgctcaaattcttccagctAGTGTGGTTCAAACTGGAGCTGCGGTTTCAGGGCTGTTGTTCTTGGCCTCTCCAATGGAATTTCCTGTATCCTCATTGCTTATCTTTCAAATGAAAATGTAATACTCCACTGAGGACAGGGTGCATGTGGGCTAACCAGTTAAGCAATAATAAAATAGAGTCTGCTATTATAAGAAACGTGTTTCAATACTAAATCTCAGAATGAAAATTTCCTCTGAATTGGAGTACTAGAATTGTTCGATACTCTATACTTAAATATTCTTTGTATTATTATAGATAAAAATGCTTTCTATACTTTGAAATTTGATTTCACTGCCTGTTTTCATTCCACTTGGATGcaataatacattttaataaactCTTGAGCATATATGGCTATAATCTTTAATCTTTAGAGTAAGAAATTCTGGGGCACAATACCGACACACTGAGAAAACCTAGTTGATGTGAGATTAATTTTTTTCAGCAGTTAATATttacctttcttcttcctctattAAGTTGCGgtaagtttctatttctttttctaaaaagagTTTGATGTCTAGAAGCTTTTCATAGTCCCGCGCCTGGCCTTCTGTCTCTGTTCGAATCTGTTGCAGTTGTCCCTCCACCACCCCGATCTGATCCTGGATTTGCTGGAGTTGGAGGCAGTAATTTCCTTCAGTCTCAGCCAAGGAACACTCATGGGAATGTTtctgaaagaagaacaaagtaagtCTGAATGTGTAAAGAGAAATGacatgtttatattttaatcaTCCTCAAGgtgggaagaaatatttgtaTAAGATCTAAATCTTTTCAATTGAAAAATCAGTATTAGCAAGTTTTTAAAAGAGCATTTCTCCTCCATcaaaataaagtcatttttcaatttttgggaTTGGTGAGTTAAAAACAATGTTGTGTTTGGACAGAATTCTtggtatttaattaatttatatataatataagcaagtcatattatatatatttactcaTAACGTAGATTGATAGATATCATCACGTACATACATTCAGTTCAGTGGTGATCCCTACGTACCACAGCTGTGAAGGACTGAAGTTCTATTTCCAGGGTTTGGAGGTTGCGTTTCATTTCTGTCAGCTCATTTCTGGCTGCTGTCGCAGCTCCCGCGTCATCAGAAACCTGTTGTTGCAGCAATGCGCTCTGAAACATAATGGTCAGAAGAGTTAGTGACCAGCTTGATCATCTACTGAACAAGCCCTTAGTAGGTCGTTTGCTATGGATGTACCTTCTCCTTAAAACAGGCCTGGGCATCTTTGCGGTTCTGCTCAGCCAAGTCCTCATATTCAGTCCTCATGTTGTTCAACAAAACAGTTAAGTCCATGCCGGGGGCTGCGTTCATCTCCACATTCACGTCCCCCCCCACCGCGCCCTGGAGGACCTTCATTTCCTGGAAAAGCCATCAGTGTCCGTAGTCAGGCTGGGGTTTTTGATAGATCTGTGAACTCTGCTGTGGACTTCGAGCCATGGACTCGAAGAAGGTGCTCAGACCTGGACAAAGCCAATCTGCAGGGTTCCTTACCTCCTCATGATTCTTTTTGAGGTATGTTAATTCCTCAGTGAGCATTTCACACTGTATCTCCAGGTCATTTGTACAAAAGACCAGCTCATCCAGCACTCGGCGAAGACTGTTGATGTTGCCTACAATGTTCTTGTGCAGAGC
This genomic stretch from Dasypus novemcinctus isolate mDasNov1 chromosome 21, mDasNov1.1.hap2, whole genome shotgun sequence harbors:
- the LOC101446595 gene encoding keratin, type I cytoskeletal 26, which gives rise to MSFQLSSGSKQMCSGAGSVRLSGKGTGYGARNVCGTLGAGSRFSCTLGGVSSGGGFYKGSGGLGSRFCMGFLGNENGLLSGNEKATMQNLNDRLASYLDHVCALEEANADLEQKIKGWYEKYRPGSCPGLDHDYSNYFSIAEDLKKQIFSITTCNANVVLQNDNARLTADDFKLKYEHELALHKNIVGNINSLRRVLDELVFCTNDLEIQCEMLTEELTYLKKNHEEEMKVLQGAVGGDVNVEMNAAPGMDLTVLLNNMRTEYEDLAEQNRKDAQACFKEKSALLQQQVSDDAGAATAARNELTEMKRNLQTLEIELQSFTAVKHSHECSLAETEGNYCLQLQQIQDQIGVVEGQLQQIRTETEGQARDYEKLLDIKLFLEKEIETYRNLIEEEERGSKSTCYKSKGNGPVNSGNQVKDSTEEIIVKTVIEEIDQFGNIISLRIHSVEEKSSKISNITMEQRIPSKAP